One region of Deltaproteobacteria bacterium genomic DNA includes:
- a CDS encoding GTPase Era — translation KEIVREKLYSFLKEEVPYSTAVMVEEIKLDTEKDIVSVLAYIYVERDSQKGIVIGKGGSLLKKVGTAARKEMEELFGKRVFLQLRVKVEKGWSRKERLLKRLGY, via the coding sequence AAGGAAATCGTCAGGGAGAAACTTTACTCCTTCCTCAAGGAGGAAGTTCCCTACAGCACGGCAGTCATGGTGGAAGAGATAAAACTTGACACGGAAAAAGACATCGTTTCGGTCCTTGCATACATCTACGTCGAGCGCGATTCCCAGAAAGGGATCGTCATCGGCAAGGGTGGATCGCTTCTGAAAAAGGTCGGCACCGCCGCAAGAAAGGAGATGGAAGAGCTCTTCGGGAAGAGGGTTTTCCTCCAGCTGCGGGTCAAGGTGGAAAAGGGCTGGAGCAGAAAAGAGCGGCTTCTCAAAAGGCTCGGGTATTGA